The DNA segment GTGTATAAACAAGTCAAGAAGCTCGTATCCTAAGCTAATCGCTCCTGTGCAATGGGAGGCAGCCACATCACCCTAGTCCAGGACTTCCATGTACTCCCAGTAAATTGTAAACTGTCCTGTAAGGGGGCTTCAGCCTTCTCATAGATCACAGATCAAAGACCAAGTCtataaagagagaggaagaagaaaaaaactgtgtTCATGCTTTGGGTGCCTCAGGAGGTACAGAAAAGAGAGAAGTCAGTTGATGTCTCCAAACCTCTACAAGCAGctcatcttcaaaaaaaaaatggaagaataggTGAAAACACCAATCCAATCCCCAAGAAGAAAGCACTCTCCTTGCACAGGTTTAGTGTTTAAAATTTCAGGTGCCTGAGCTTAAGCAGATTCCAGGACTCTCTTGGAGGTGGCAGCTATCACTGTGTGGGATTTCTTTATAGTAAAGGTGATTAGCTCTCTTTCAGATCATTTTGCAAAGGAAGTCAGTTGGACAAATGTGAGTACCATGTAGACCCACCTGGGAAAGCTAAATATTTACCAGTTCAGTTTGGTATGACAGTAGTTTTTAAGAggtattctttaaaaaacaaattaaaagcacACAGAAacatagaagttttttttttttttacttgattaAAAGAATCAACAGACAGTAACAGTCAGCTTTTTAGTGATTATTATAAAACTTCGGGGAAAAAAACAATCATGACTTTCTtcagttcctttttcttttatttagtatCTTAAAACAATTCAATATTTTTGCacaaattttttattgtgtaaagtatacataaaatttaccattttataactaaaagagtataattggattgtttgtaacacaaaggataaatgcttgaggggatggataccccattctccatgaggtacttatttcacattgcatgcatgtatcaaaacatttcatgtaccccacaaatatatacacctactatgtacccacaaaaaataaaaattttttaatttaccattttaaccatctttaagtgtacagttcactgggattaagtacattcacattattatACAACCATTACCATCATTCATCTCCAGAAATTTTTCCCTATCCCATACTGAAACTCCGTGCcaattaaacaataacttcccaTTGCCTCCTCCCTTTATCCCTGGTAAcaactattctactttctgtctctctgaatttgactactctaggtaccttatataaatgaaaatcatACAATAGTTGTTCttgcatctggcttatttcacttagcataatatcttcaagttcagctatgttgtagcatgtgtcagaattcccttcctttttattttttatttttatttatttatttattcatttatttatttttgagatggagtcttgctctgtcacccaggctggagtacagtggtgcgatcttggctccctgcaaccactgccccaggttcaagcagttctcttgcctcagcctcccaagtagctgtgattacaggcatgtgccgccacactcggctaatcctttttttttttttttttttttttgtatttttagtagagacaggtttcaccatgctggccaggctggtctcgaactcctgacctcaagtgatccacccaccttggcctcctgaagtgctgggattactttggGAATTCTTTACTAggccagaatttccttcctttttaaggctgaataatattcacatatatcacattttgtttatcaattcATACGTCATTGGACGtttgagttgtttccatcttttggttattgtggataatgctgctatgaacaggaATGTACTAATATCTGTTCACctctctgctttcaattcttttggatatatacccagacgtaggattgctagatcaaatggtatttctatatataactttttgagaaaccaccACACGGTTTTTCGtggcagctgcaccattttacattcccaacagcaaaGCACAAGGTCTtcaatttccccacatcctcaccaagaTTTGCTGTTTCTGGTTTTCGGATAGTCACCCTGAtgagtatgaagtggtatctcatttgtGGTTTTGActggcatttccctaatgatcagtgattgCTCCATTTTCTTCTAAATGGTGTTTCAAAATGtgtcttcttgttttgtttcagtaTCTCTTTCTGTAGGATAGAAATGTAATGCTTGCTCTGAGTAGATATTCATGAAGTGCTCTGGGAGTTCTGAAGAACTTCCAACACACTAAAACTAATAAGCCAGGGATTCCATTATTCAGGTCTCAACCACCTACCAAATCTTGCAGCCTAGACAGAAAGACATTGCCAAGTTTCCTTCTAGGCTCTTAAAGACTAGGTAAAGCAGCCTTAAGCACAGTCCTCCTACAAAGGCAATAATGTAAGTTTTTATTGTCTAGGAAGATTAATGAACTGGGTGAGTAAACATGAAAAGCAGGATGGTCCCAGGACTCTAGACCCAGGGATGCAAATTTGGGCCATTGAGTCCAGCATTGCAGCTCCTACCAGAGGCCTCCCCTGAGTAGCTCCTGCTTACTTATATATATCTGTGTCCCCCTCCCAGAGCTAAACACTAAGAACACAACATAGCAACAGACTCAACCTTAAGAATAACTTTGTAaacctaagaaacaaaaacaaaggtacTTGGAAGATATGGGAGTTAAAAATCCAGTTTTGAGACAGGTCCTTGTTAAACTCCCCCGATCTAGGTTCCTCTTGTCTAGCCCACCATGATTTCCCAGACTTCTGCAGATAATCTCTTTCCCTTCTGCATCTAAGCTGATCCAACACTCCTTAGGCTGCCTGAGAAAACTTCACTTTCaaatcttttctcctttttgttaAACTGTCGTCCTCCAACTCATAGTCACTAATTCaacggccaacaagcatatgccGCAGACTCCAACATGCCAGGTGCTGAGCTTGGCACTAGAGACACCATGATGAGTAAGACCAGGCCCCAGCAGGAAGGACTTGCTGTAGAGGGAGCCTGCCTTCTCTAGGTTCTTACTTTATCTAAAATGCTAATGTATCTCCTGGGGCATATAACCACCTTTTGGTCATCTATAGAGTCACTTGCTATAACTCATTGAAAAGAATATGGTTCAGGAGTTTCACATTTGTGTGGGATTCCCATGAGTGTGACTGTTAAtttgaggggggaaaaaaaagaaagaaagaaaagaatgtggtCCAATAAAGAACACAGGCTATACTATCTTATATGACCTTGAGCAAAATCACTCATCAGTGGCCTTGCCTGAAAAATGGTAAGACTACTTTTCCTAGAAACAGAGACCTAAaccaaacaatatttttaaaattttattattattatactttaagttttagggtacatgtgcacaacgtgaaggtttgttacatatgtatacatgtgccatgttggtgtgctgcacccattaactcatcatttagcattaggcatatctcctaatgctatcctccccactccccccactccacaacagtccccggtgtgtgatgttccccttcctgtgtccatgtgttctcattgttcaattcccacctatgagtgagaacatgtggtgtttggttttttgtccttgtgatattttgctgagaaggatggtttccagtttcatccatgtccctacaaaggacatgaatcatcattttttatggctgcatagtattccatggtgtatatgtgccacattttcttaatccagtctatcgttgttggacatttaggtcggttccaagtctttgctattgtgaatagtgccactataaacatacgtgtacatgtgtctttatagcagcatgatttataatcctttgggtatatgcccagtaatgggatggctgggtcaaatggtatttctagttctagatccttgaggaatcgccacactgacttccacaatggttgaactagtttacagtcccaccaacaatgtaaaagttttcctatttctccacatcctctccagcacctgttgtttcctgactttttaatgatcgccattctaactggtgtgagatggtatctcattgtggttttgatttgcatttctctgatggccagtgatgatgagcattttttcatgtgttttttggctgcataaatgtctccttttgagaagtgtctgttcatatcctttgcccactttttgatggggttgtttgtttttttctggtaaatttgtttgagttcattgtagattctggatattagccctttgtcagatgagtaggttgcaaaaattttctcccattctgtaggttgcctgttcactctgatggtagtttcttttgctgtgcagaagctctttagtttaattagattccatttgtcaactttggcttttgttgccattgcttttggtgttttagacatgaagtccttgcccatgcctatgtcctgaatggtattgcctaggttttcttctagggtttttatggttttaggtctaacatttaagtctttaatccatcttgaattaatttttgtataaggtgtaaggaagggatccagtttcagctttctacatatggctagccagttttcccagcaccatttattaaatagggaatcctttccccattgcttgtttttctcaggtttgtcaaagatcagatagttgtagatatgtggcattatttctgagggctctgttctgttccattggtctatatctctgttttggtaccagtaccatgctgtaaccaaacaattttttaaagggaagttcatcaaatgcttttttgccaaccaaaaaaaaaaaaagaagaagtaaaaaagatagacaatcttttcttaaaaaaaaaatgtttcttttctaattgttttcttttctaaaaacatAAGTCTATATGCCAAAGATAAAGCTTTGATGACTGTACACACCCTGTCTTCTTCCATAGTAGCTGTTATTACTGCTGAGCCTTCTGAAAAGTGTTTAAGGAGTGATAACAAGGGACCCTAGAGAATCTGAGACTTTTCGTTGCTAAACAAAAAATCAGAACCACGCTTGAGATGTTATACTACTAAGACAACAAGAACATTTGTCTCATATCAAACAAGAGACAGGGTCTGCTAACTGCAGTGATGGCCAGAAGAGACAGCCTGCAAGTCTAGTTCATCCTTACGAAGAAAACAGGATCTGAAAAAAACTCACACCTCGAAATCATCTCTTCTGTGTGATGGGATAAGAGAAAAACCGAGGGCAAAATGCAAATTCACATGCAACTAGAAATCACAACTAAAAATCTATAATGTATGATATGTGCTAGGCTTTACAATAAGAGTCTATGAGAAACAGCTTACTTCCTACCAGCCAGGACAAAATATTCGCACACTGTTATACAAACAAATCTTCCTAGCCATACGGTAGTTCCCTCTGATACAGCACTCTGGGCAGAGAGCAATAAACAAAATCCAgacaggaagtagccagaaagaatAAATGGCAGAGCTTTCTGGCAGTATCTTCCTGTAGAGAAACAAGAgacagctttttattttaataaaattatcttaGAACCCAGGCCCTAAAATTACTTATTAATATGATTCCCCACAGAGGTGGGGAAGTTATAAATGAGGTTGTAGTGTTTTGGCTCCATTCCTAGAGTCAACATCATGAAGTGAACTCTATTTACTGACCACTGACAACTCCAGAATCAAATTCCCATCCAGAATGAACAATTTTGACCTACCCCCTAGTGGGTGCCCTTTCTGAAGCCTTTTCTCATTTTAAGGCATATGGATTTGTGCTAACGGAAATTCCACGTAAAAATTTCAACCTACCAAAATGAGTGCATTCTTTCCACAGAAGAATGTTTGAAGAAACTACAGTTGCTTTTAAGTTAAGATTgacaggtcaggcatggtggctcatgcctgtaattccagcactttgggagaccgaggcgggtggatcacttgaggccaggagttcaagactaatctgcccaatatggtgaaaccctgtctctaataaaaatattaaaaattagccaggcatggtggagcacacctgtaattccagttacttgggaggctgagacaggagaatcgctttaacccaggaggcagaggttgcagtaagccgagatcacgccactgcactccagcctgggaaacacagtgagactctttttcaaaaacaaaaacaaaaaactttaacaATACATTCAAAATTTACTTTCCTAACATGGATATCTAAACAATACATTAAGCAAGATACCATATTGCATGATATGCTCTGGTGCTGTCTGTGAATAAGAATGCCTCTTTAAAAGGTGTTGTGTCTTCCCTGCACTGGGCCCAGCTCTCCTGCCACAGCCCCTCACCCCCTGAAAATGTACACCTGCTCCAAGTTCGTCTCCACTCCCTCCTTGGTCAAGAGCGCCTCACAGCTGCTAAGCCATCTGCTACCTGCAGTGGTGCTGAAACGACCAGAGACACTGACAGGTGAGAACCTCAGCAGCTTGGCAGTCTCACGTCCCCTTACCTCACTTGTCCCTGGCCGCAGCTTGGAAAGCAGCGCCATTTCAAGGGACATCGACACAACAGCCAAGTTCATTGGGGCTGGGGCCGCCACAGTTGGGGTGGCGGGCTCTGGGGCTGGGATTGCGACTGTGTTTGGGAGCCTCATCATTGGTTATGCCAGGAACCCTTCTCTGAAACAACAGCTCTTCTCCTACACCATTCTAGGCTTTACCCTCTAGGAAACCATGGGGCTCTTTTGCCTGATGGTGGCCTTTCTCATCCTCTTCCCCATGTGAAGCAGCTGTCTCCACCTCCCATATTTCTTTCTCCCATGTCTTGTCAGCCCTGTATGTTTCTTTTCCTGCACCTCCCCAGATGGCCTGGGGAACATGGTTGGCTCAGGGTTTGATAgaggaaagacaaatactgtattaataagaaaaagaaaaaaaaaggtgtcaaGTTTGAATTTGCCTGAAAGCCGCAGCAGTACAGGAACACTGAAGGGCAAATGTCACTATTCCAGTGTAGCAGAGGCTCCTAGCTGTCTCCCCAGTATCCATCTTCTCTCTCCTCTATAGTAACAGAAGCCTTAGCTAGGCACATGGCTGCCTCCCTAAAGATTACATTTCCCAGCCTGCCTTGTAGAAAATTAATTATGTGATTGATTCTGGCTAATGGAATAAGATGTTTTCAACTTCCAGGTCATGTTCTTAAAAGGAAAGGAGGCCAGAAGCCTGGTAcagtggtatgcatctgtagttccagctacacctgaggctgaggcaggaggatcactcgagcctaggagcttgagaccagcctgggcaacatagtgagatcatgtttcttattttaaaaagaaaagaaaaaggaaaaggaaaagaaaggagccTGCCCTCCTCTTTCCTACTTCCTTTTCCCATAGTGATAGAAGATGGAGCAACTATCTTAGCTGAAAGATAGAAGCTATGTGGTAGAGATGGCatagtaataaaagaaaactttatccCCAACATCATGGAGTCATCTTCTCAGTCTTGGTTTGTTTATGCTCAGACCATTATAGATGAGAGTAAAATAAACTTCTGTGTTCTGATTTTGACCAAATAAGTATCCCGACTAATACCTCTCTTGAAGCACTTTGAATTCAACCACTATCTTTTGTTTTGATAGCCATTCCTTACGCAGAAAGCACCCTGGATTTCTTGAAAGGAATTTCCCAGCATGTTTTCAGCATGCACTGTCAGAGTTTGATGATAGCATCAAcgtttttgagtttttagtatCATTTTTCACAATCCTTGAAGTCAGAGCTGCAACAAATAGTTCATAACATGGGGTGGATTTCCTCCCTTTCCCTCAGGGCATCCTCACAGAAGGAGAAAGTCTTCGGCTCTAGCACCCATCCAGTAAAGGGCTAGTCTTGTCTTCCCCATCTCTGTCTCTAGCCAGAGATGGCAGGATGCTCCTGGGCACTAGAATCCTTCACATCATTTATAATATGGGAACCTTTCTTTAACCTTTTCCAGACCCCTGAGGGTGATTAGAAAATAACATTTCCCAAGTTCAAGAAATCAAAACCCGTGACTCTATATCCCagacaaaatggacaaaatactTAGGTCAAAGTTACCAGGTCAGCTTTTATAGGctccttaaaatttatatggttttcttttaaaagacacTAAAAGTTCTCAATTTTTTAATGGTCATTgccatttacaaaataaaaacgaTAGTTGGCTCAATGACAAGGACAGTAAAAGAGTCAGCAGCATCTTGGGCACACTGAGAAAACCCAGTAAACCTCCCACAGAATTCCGTCCTCATAGAAATATTCTGTCCAACATCAACCCTGAATCCCACTCTAGCCAAAAATTCAAATAAGTGCAAAGACATCATGAGCCCATTCCACATGCCAGgtagctttttcttattttagacaGAGAAATGCTAATGTACTTCCTTAAGTAacagcactttttttctttttttttttttttggtggggagggggtggggagacagagtcttcctctgtcagccaggctgaagtgcagtggcatgatctcagctcactgcaacctctgcctcctgggttcaagtgattctcctgcctcagcctcccgaatag comes from the Pan troglodytes isolate AG18354 chromosome 13, NHGRI_mPanTro3-v2.0_pri, whole genome shotgun sequence genome and includes:
- the LOC104005313 gene encoding ATP synthase F(0) complex subunit C2, mitochondrial-like, coding for MYTCSKFVSTPSLVKSASQLLSHLLPAVVLKRPETLTGENLSSLAVSRPLTSLVPGRSLESSAISRDIDTTAKFIGAGAATVGVAGSGAGIATVFGSLIIGYARNPSLKQQLFSYTILGFTL